From the genome of Candidatus Dormiibacterota bacterium, one region includes:
- a CDS encoding M28 family peptidase, which yields MRTPHRPIVVLMFLLQPLAAYAAPAPPVAGLKRVLDAADPHRIDADLRFLADDVMEGRGTGQKGGRLAALYLETRFRLLGLAPGASKDSYLQEVPLVGIETDRQSRLAIQGGARTFEARWLEDYVASAETQKETEEIDAPLVFVGYGITAPEYRWDDFKGEDVRGKVLVMLVNDPPSDDSALFGGKALTYYGRWTYKFESAARAGAAGAILIHTDDSAGYGWSVVRNSWGRERPYVALSPGGPPALQIASWITESFGRDILKAAGQDFDVLRRAAATREFRPVPLSLRVQATMVTKIRPIMTWNVVGLLRGSDPKLRDQAVVYTAHYDHLGRGNPEDGDDIYNGAQDNASGVATLLETARLFTLFPRAPRRSVLFIACAAEEGGLRGSEYYATHPIIPTHLTAANINMDGTPVWGRPADFTFLGADRSTLRDVVDEASRALGFKVVADQHPEQGSFYRSDQFNFAKVGIPAFSLDPGLDYIGKPKGYGETIWKEYEEKRYHRPKDEYDPSFDLSGSAESARIALYVGYRVAQVDGMPRWNKGDEFAAARASALAATSTTSGK from the coding sequence ATGCGGACCCCCCACCGCCCGATCGTCGTCCTTATGTTTCTGCTGCAGCCGCTCGCGGCCTACGCCGCCCCCGCCCCGCCGGTCGCCGGCCTGAAGCGTGTTCTCGACGCAGCCGACCCGCATCGCATCGATGCCGATCTGCGCTTCCTCGCCGACGACGTCATGGAAGGCCGGGGCACCGGCCAGAAGGGTGGACGGCTGGCGGCGCTCTATCTCGAGACCCGGTTCCGTCTCCTCGGGCTCGCGCCGGGCGCCTCGAAGGACTCCTACCTGCAGGAGGTGCCCCTGGTCGGGATCGAGACCGATCGACAAAGCCGCCTCGCGATCCAAGGCGGCGCGCGGACCTTCGAGGCCCGCTGGCTCGAGGACTACGTCGCGAGCGCGGAGACGCAGAAGGAGACCGAGGAGATCGACGCGCCCCTGGTCTTCGTCGGGTATGGCATCACGGCGCCCGAGTACAGGTGGGACGATTTCAAAGGGGAGGACGTCCGGGGAAAGGTGCTGGTCATGCTGGTCAACGATCCACCCTCCGATGACTCCGCGCTGTTCGGCGGCAAGGCCCTCACCTACTACGGTCGCTGGACCTACAAGTTCGAGAGCGCCGCGCGCGCGGGGGCCGCGGGTGCGATCCTGATTCACACCGACGATTCGGCGGGATACGGCTGGAGCGTCGTGCGCAATTCCTGGGGCCGCGAGCGGCCCTACGTCGCCCTGTCACCCGGCGGCCCGCCCGCTCTCCAGATCGCCTCCTGGATCACGGAGTCCTTCGGCCGCGACATCCTGAAGGCGGCCGGCCAGGACTTCGATGTCCTCCGCCGGGCGGCCGCGACCCGCGAGTTCCGTCCGGTGCCCCTGTCGCTGCGCGTGCAGGCGACGATGGTCACGAAGATCCGGCCGATCATGACGTGGAACGTCGTCGGTCTGCTGCGCGGCTCCGATCCGAAGCTGCGCGATCAGGCGGTCGTCTACACCGCGCATTACGATCACCTCGGGCGCGGCAACCCCGAGGATGGCGACGATATCTACAACGGCGCCCAGGACAACGCCTCGGGCGTGGCCACGCTCCTGGAAACCGCGCGGCTGTTCACGCTCTTCCCGAGAGCGCCGCGGCGCAGCGTCCTGTTCATCGCCTGCGCCGCCGAGGAAGGCGGTCTGCGCGGCTCCGAGTACTACGCCACGCACCCGATCATCCCGACGCACCTGACCGCCGCCAACATCAACATGGACGGGACGCCCGTGTGGGGCCGTCCGGCCGACTTCACCTTCCTCGGGGCCGATCGCTCGACTCTGAGGGACGTCGTCGACGAGGCCTCCAGGGCGCTCGGTTTCAAGGTGGTCGCCGACCAGCATCCCGAGCAGGGCTCGTTCTACCGCTCCGATCAGTTCAATTTCGCCAAGGTCGGAATTCCCGCCTTCAGCCTCGACCCGGGGCTCGATTACATCGGCAAACCCAAGGGATACGGTGAGACGATCTGGAAGGAGTACGAGGAGAAGCGCTACCACCGGCCGAAGGACGAGTACGATCCGTCCTTCGATCTCTCCGGGTCGGCAGAGAGCGCGCGCATCGCGCTCTACGTCGGGTACAGGGTCGCCCAGGTCGATGGCATGCCGCGGTGGAACAAGGGGGACGAGTTCGCGGCCGCCCGGGCCTCGGCCCTCGCGGCGACCTCGACCACGTCGGGGAAATAG
- the truA gene encoding tRNA pseudouridine(38-40) synthase TruA: MNRGSRAPRRTPGGPGGPTRNIRLLVEYEGTRYAGWQVQKGQRTVAGEILSAIHDLFGEAPKLIGAGRTDQGVHAEGQVANFFTRSTLPSPAIAEALNGTLAADINVLEAREVPMSFHARHDATARRYRYQIATRRSAFFKRLIWWVRQPLDPRAMEQAAQTLLGRHDFTSFADRSAEITEPRVRVFHSAVRRGDFLTSLTLEADHFLPRMVRRVVGVLVQIGLHNLPVEAMTRFLSETVDDPAAWTAPPSGLFLERVLYAPETGGRDASRATTAP; the protein is encoded by the coding sequence CTGAACCGCGGGTCGCGCGCTCCGCGCCGAACGCCAGGCGGCCCCGGCGGACCGACACGGAACATCCGCCTGCTCGTCGAGTACGAAGGGACGCGCTACGCCGGCTGGCAGGTCCAGAAGGGGCAGCGCACCGTGGCGGGCGAAATCCTGTCGGCCATCCATGACCTCTTCGGAGAGGCGCCGAAGCTGATCGGAGCGGGACGCACCGACCAGGGCGTGCACGCCGAGGGGCAGGTGGCGAACTTCTTCACCCGCTCGACGCTGCCCTCCCCGGCGATCGCCGAGGCGCTGAACGGGACGCTGGCGGCGGACATCAACGTTCTGGAGGCCCGCGAGGTGCCGATGTCCTTCCACGCGCGGCATGATGCGACGGCGCGCCGGTACCGCTACCAGATCGCCACGCGCCGCTCCGCCTTCTTCAAGCGTCTCATCTGGTGGGTCCGGCAGCCGCTCGACCCCCGGGCGATGGAGCAGGCGGCGCAGACCCTCCTCGGCCGCCACGATTTCACCTCGTTCGCGGACCGCAGCGCCGAGATCACCGAGCCGCGCGTGCGGGTCTTCCACTCCGCAGTGCGGCGCGGAGATTTCCTGACCTCCCTCACCCTCGAAGCGGATCATTTCCTGCCGCGCATGGTGCGGCGGGTCGTGGGGGTCCTGGTCCAGATCGGTCTCCACAATCTCCCCGTCGAGGCCATGACGCGGTTCCTGTCGGAAACCGTTGACGACCCCGCCGCCTGGACCGCTCCTCCTTCGGGTCTCTTCCTCGAGCGTGTGCTCTACGCTCCCGAGACCGGCGGCCGGGACGCCTCGCGCGCCACGACCGCCCCCTGA
- a CDS encoding class I SAM-dependent rRNA methyltransferase gives MQAPRPGRVVLKKGRERRVKAGHLWVYSGEIEKVGDGTAPGDPVEVVDHRGRFLAGGYYNPASNIVVRLLTRRKEEPFDGELLRRRIAQAVAYRRHFYPAGESCRLVFSEGDMLPGLTVDRYGTCLAVQISTLGMERLRADIVSALQDAVHPRGIYERSDLPVRAREGLESRTGLLSGEVPDEIEIVLDDLRFLVRLRSGQKTGLYLDHRLNRRALQPHARGRRVLDVFCNTGSFGLYALKAGAERCTSIEISAECLDLARRNAALNGLGERCEWVEGNAFDHLKDLDRRKERFGLLVLDPPAFTKSAGAVEAAVRGYKEINLRAFRLAAPGAIVATSSCSYHLGPEEFLQVLRDAAADAGRDVTLVEMRSQAPDHPVHLSVPETRYLKFALLLVRA, from the coding sequence ATGCAGGCGCCGAGACCCGGACGGGTCGTTCTGAAAAAAGGCCGCGAACGGCGCGTCAAGGCCGGGCACCTCTGGGTGTATTCGGGGGAGATCGAAAAGGTCGGCGACGGCACCGCGCCGGGCGACCCCGTGGAGGTGGTGGATCACCGCGGCCGCTTCCTGGCGGGGGGCTACTACAACCCCGCCTCGAACATCGTGGTCCGGCTCCTGACCCGCAGGAAGGAGGAGCCTTTCGACGGTGAGCTCCTGCGCCGGCGCATCGCCCAGGCCGTCGCCTATCGCCGTCACTTCTATCCCGCCGGTGAATCCTGCCGTCTCGTCTTCAGCGAGGGGGACATGCTCCCGGGGTTGACGGTGGATCGCTACGGAACCTGCCTGGCGGTGCAGATCTCAACCCTCGGCATGGAGCGCCTGCGCGCGGACATCGTCTCGGCGCTCCAGGACGCCGTGCACCCCCGGGGCATCTACGAGCGCAGCGACCTGCCGGTGCGCGCGCGCGAGGGACTCGAGTCGCGCACCGGGCTGCTGTCGGGGGAGGTGCCGGACGAGATCGAGATCGTCCTGGACGACCTGCGTTTTCTCGTCCGCTTGCGCTCCGGCCAGAAGACCGGCCTGTACCTCGACCACCGTCTCAACCGGCGGGCCCTGCAGCCTCACGCCCGCGGCCGCCGGGTGCTCGACGTCTTCTGCAACACCGGATCGTTCGGCCTCTACGCGCTGAAGGCCGGCGCCGAGCGCTGCACCTCGATCGAGATCTCGGCGGAGTGCCTCGACCTGGCGCGGCGCAACGCCGCCCTGAATGGACTGGGCGAGCGCTGCGAATGGGTCGAGGGCAATGCCTTCGATCACCTGAAGGATCTCGACCGGCGCAAGGAAAGGTTCGGGCTCCTCGTCCTCGATCCACCGGCGTTCACCAAGAGCGCCGGCGCCGTCGAGGCCGCCGTCCGCGGCTACAAGGAGATCAACCTGCGCGCCTTCCGTCTGGCGGCGCCAGGGGCGATCGTCGCCACATCCTCCTGCTCCTACCATCTCGGACCGGAGGAGTTCCTGCAGGTGCTGCGCGACGCCGCCGCCGACGCGGGACGGGACGTCACCCTCGTCGAGATGCGGAGCCAGGCGCCCGATCATCCGGTGCACCTCTCCGTCCCCGAGACGCGGTATCTGAAATTCGCCCTCCTTCTGGTGCGCGCCTGA
- a CDS encoding M28 family metallopeptidase: MSPDTRIVRGHPVRAHQPESSLDRWGLRAMCATLVVLVLSSLPARAGKPDGTAGAAAFRHVLELAGKVGPRRSGTDADGRAIEYVAREMESAGLAVTRQAVPIATFDEGERSVGSWNVIGELPGATRDTIVLAAHHDSRNVAVPGANDDASGLAVLLEVARIVVRGPHRLTYRFISFCAEEEGLLGSRYYAEHSDLSPVRVMIALEMVGRGELLVGPVPEPPALWAQRLLLRAARETGTRDVVARPLWTLAPRFLDLPFSADHEAFLERKIPAFLVLGTFPAWAYHTTEDGVNGVRPAALDRAVRVVGRILQDLDASPATDEDDPHYLPLMLFGRGFLLPSNALLILSCAALLGWGLLALVRLRVVARPRAIIETLRVLIVTGAATAIGLSGLFLSERVMERIHEVRYPWMAHQGLHVAQGIAWTLLTSWLGLNLFRRIKPTVEPGPYLAAAFIVPVAWVAAALRGGFPEIAAIMAVPILMLLASRNFDSTGRRLALGLGAAAPFFCLLALRDYRTLVDLGGVSPSPRLLFGILFSVTFPLALYLAHVASYQDCLHSRVWWWLSGRHVGLAALALSLVLLGVNAILPSYDFRNRQVVRVRERVDLNGRRAVATIRSTDRLRGVRLQGGGGHAVDPEETTERIEMPFPGDEIDFAADAVQTTGAGETLVTTHLTAPLATDRVSYVFSSRSGFRVPGRGETLRHRYTFSEIAPRRDPIGTFRLVLSEGGDLSLELRADFEEDLLGLRPSSDLPRVFVHQATIEGSRHLLGPARATAPRPAEGAPGDR, from the coding sequence GTGAGCCCCGACACGCGCATCGTCCGCGGGCATCCTGTCCGCGCGCATCAGCCGGAATCTTCCCTGGACCGGTGGGGCCTGCGCGCCATGTGCGCGACGCTCGTCGTCCTGGTCCTCTCGTCTCTGCCCGCGCGCGCCGGGAAGCCGGACGGCACGGCCGGAGCCGCCGCCTTCCGTCATGTGCTGGAGCTGGCGGGCAAGGTCGGCCCGCGCAGGAGCGGCACGGACGCGGACGGGCGCGCCATCGAATACGTGGCCCGCGAGATGGAGAGCGCCGGGCTCGCCGTCACCCGGCAGGCCGTGCCGATCGCGACCTTCGACGAGGGGGAGCGATCGGTCGGCTCGTGGAACGTGATCGGCGAGCTGCCCGGAGCCACGCGCGACACCATCGTCCTGGCGGCGCACCACGACTCGAGGAACGTGGCGGTCCCCGGAGCCAACGACGATGCTTCGGGTCTGGCGGTCCTCCTGGAGGTTGCGCGCATCGTGGTGCGTGGGCCGCACCGGCTGACCTATCGCTTCATCTCCTTCTGCGCGGAGGAGGAGGGGCTCCTCGGATCGCGTTACTACGCCGAGCACTCCGACCTGTCGCCGGTGCGCGTCATGATCGCGCTGGAGATGGTCGGCCGGGGGGAGCTTCTCGTCGGTCCGGTCCCGGAACCGCCCGCGCTCTGGGCCCAGCGTCTGCTCCTGCGCGCCGCCCGGGAGACCGGGACGCGGGACGTCGTGGCGCGACCGCTCTGGACTCTCGCTCCGAGGTTCCTCGATCTGCCATTCAGCGCCGACCACGAGGCGTTCCTGGAGCGGAAGATCCCGGCGTTCCTCGTCCTCGGAACGTTTCCGGCCTGGGCCTACCACACCACGGAAGACGGGGTGAACGGGGTGCGCCCGGCGGCGCTCGATCGGGCCGTGCGGGTCGTCGGCCGAATCCTGCAGGACCTCGACGCGTCGCCCGCCACGGATGAGGACGATCCGCACTATCTTCCCCTGATGCTGTTCGGGAGGGGATTTCTGCTTCCCTCGAACGCGCTGCTGATCCTCTCGTGCGCGGCCCTCCTCGGCTGGGGTCTCCTGGCGCTCGTCCGCCTCCGGGTCGTCGCCAGGCCTCGCGCCATCATCGAGACCTTGCGGGTGCTGATTGTGACCGGGGCGGCGACCGCGATCGGTCTGTCCGGCCTGTTCCTGTCCGAAAGGGTCATGGAGCGGATCCACGAAGTGCGCTATCCCTGGATGGCGCACCAGGGACTGCACGTCGCCCAGGGGATCGCCTGGACGCTGCTCACCTCCTGGCTCGGTCTCAACCTGTTCCGACGGATCAAGCCGACCGTCGAGCCCGGTCCCTATCTGGCGGCGGCGTTCATCGTGCCGGTCGCCTGGGTGGCGGCGGCCCTGCGGGGAGGGTTTCCCGAGATCGCGGCCATCATGGCGGTGCCGATCCTGATGCTCCTGGCCTCGCGCAATTTCGACAGCACCGGCCGGAGGCTCGCACTCGGTCTGGGCGCCGCGGCGCCGTTCTTCTGTCTGCTGGCGCTCCGGGACTACCGCACGCTGGTCGACCTGGGCGGCGTGTCGCCGTCCCCTCGCCTCCTGTTCGGCATCCTGTTTTCGGTCACGTTCCCTCTGGCGTTGTACCTGGCGCACGTCGCCTCGTACCAGGACTGCCTGCACAGCCGCGTCTGGTGGTGGCTGTCCGGGCGTCACGTCGGTCTGGCCGCTCTCGCCCTGTCGCTCGTCCTCCTGGGTGTCAACGCGATCCTGCCGTCCTACGACTTCCGGAACCGCCAGGTGGTGAGAGTCCGGGAGCGGGTCGATCTGAACGGCAGACGGGCCGTGGCGACGATCCGATCGACCGACCGCCTGCGCGGCGTGCGCCTCCAGGGTGGGGGAGGCCACGCCGTCGATCCGGAGGAGACGACGGAGCGCATCGAGATGCCGTTCCCCGGCGATGAGATCGACTTCGCGGCCGACGCCGTCCAGACGACCGGCGCCGGCGAAACACTCGTCACGACGCACCTCACGGCCCCTCTCGCGACCGACCGGGTCAGCTATGTCTTCTCCTCCCGCTCCGGGTTCCGTGTGCCGGGACGCGGCGAAACACTGCGCCACCGATACACCTTCAGCGAGATCGCACCGCGGCGCGACCCGATCGGCACGTTCCGTCTCGTCCTTTCCGAGGGGGGCGACCTGTCGCTCGAGCTGAGGGCGGACTTCGAAGAGGATCTTCTTGGGCTCCGGCCGTCCTCGGACCTGCCGCGCGTTTTCGTGCACCAGGCGACCATCGAAGGATCGCGACACCTCCTGGGCCCGGCGCGCGCCACAGCACCGCGCCCCGCGGAGGGCGCGCCCGGCGACCGTTGA
- a CDS encoding aminotransferase class V-fold PLP-dependent enzyme — MPRAARRALLTYVDLWERQVREDVWTEHWWDLSAEVGDLIARVLGGRPGTVQVQPNTSVALSTVISCLDLGAGRRRKVVTSALDFPTTGYVWQAQRRSGVEVTIVPSDDGLTTPMDRLLDAIDESTALVSLSHVSYRSSHRLDPRPIVEKARRVGALVLLDTYQSAGVLEMDADGWGVDFMIGGTIKWLCGGPSCGYLYVRPDRIQTLEPRLTGWFAHAEPFLFEHAPMRYDASVRRFAQGTANVPGLYSCREGLRIVLEVGLQAIATESRRRTAWLIEAARQRGFTVNSPAQDGERGGVVMIAVERPGDIALRLRERGVLVDWRPGVGLRLGPHFFNTDDEVRETLDVLGRLLP; from the coding sequence GTGCCGCGGGCCGCGCGCCGGGCGCTTCTGACCTACGTGGATCTCTGGGAACGCCAGGTGCGCGAGGACGTCTGGACGGAGCACTGGTGGGACCTGTCGGCCGAGGTCGGCGATCTCATCGCGCGTGTCCTGGGCGGGAGGCCCGGCACCGTGCAGGTGCAGCCCAACACGTCCGTGGCGCTCTCCACCGTGATCTCGTGCCTCGATCTGGGCGCGGGGCGCAGACGGAAGGTCGTGACCTCCGCCCTGGACTTTCCGACCACGGGGTACGTCTGGCAGGCGCAGCGCCGGTCGGGCGTCGAAGTGACGATCGTTCCCTCCGACGACGGCCTGACGACGCCGATGGACCGGCTGCTGGACGCCATCGACGAGAGCACGGCCCTGGTGTCGCTGTCGCACGTGTCGTACAGGAGCTCGCACCGTCTCGACCCGCGGCCGATCGTCGAGAAGGCGCGCCGCGTCGGCGCCCTCGTCCTCCTCGACACCTACCAGTCGGCCGGTGTCCTCGAGATGGACGCGGACGGCTGGGGGGTCGATTTCATGATCGGCGGCACGATCAAATGGCTGTGCGGAGGTCCCTCCTGCGGCTACCTGTACGTGAGGCCCGATCGGATCCAAACGCTCGAGCCTCGACTGACCGGCTGGTTCGCGCACGCGGAGCCGTTCCTGTTCGAGCACGCCCCGATGCGGTACGACGCCTCGGTGCGGCGGTTCGCCCAGGGGACGGCCAACGTTCCCGGCCTGTACTCGTGCCGGGAGGGGCTGCGCATCGTCCTGGAGGTCGGGCTGCAGGCGATCGCGACCGAGTCCCGGCGCCGGACGGCATGGCTCATCGAGGCGGCCCGTCAGCGCGGCTTCACCGTGAACAGTCCGGCTCAGGACGGTGAGCGCGGCGGAGTCGTCATGATCGCCGTCGAGCGCCCCGGAGACATCGCCCTCCGCCTCAGGGAGCGCGGCGTCCTGGTGGACTGGCGTCCCGGTGTCGGTCTGCGTCTCGGGCCGCACTTCTTCAACACGGACGACGAGGTGCGGGAAACCCTGGATGTCCTCGGGCGACTTCTTCCCTGA
- a CDS encoding sulfurtransferase TusA family protein, whose translation MDAPLEADERIDTVGLYCPVPIIKTAERLRKMGAGRTLEILSDDRVILIDMPAWCRSTGNDYLGHRQERGEYRLFVRKARQGGFTR comes from the coding sequence ATGGACGCGCCGCTCGAGGCGGATGAAAGGATCGACACGGTCGGCCTGTACTGCCCCGTGCCGATCATCAAGACCGCGGAGAGACTCAGGAAGATGGGAGCCGGACGGACCCTGGAGATCCTGTCGGACGACCGCGTCATTTTGATCGACATGCCGGCCTGGTGCCGCTCCACCGGGAACGACTATCTGGGTCACAGACAGGAACGGGGAGAGTACCGGTTGTTCGTGAGAAAGGCGCGCCAGGGAGGGTTCACTCGATGA
- a CDS encoding cyclase family protein yields MTPIAPGGRTRARLFLAALLLLVLAVPVRAAKMFSLSLDEVANGRAEVVDLTHILREGTPLFPGGVPFSLEPLTQLADGYYMNSFVCGEHTGTHVDAPAHFGKGLPTVDEIPPTRLVSQGVMIDVQSKSAANSDYILTLIELQDWEKANGRIPARSLVILNTGWHHRWESPDRYLNRDETGAMHFPGFSADAIRFLLKERDVNGLGTDTASIDPGKSATFEAHKALLLAGRYQVENLDNLSILPVRGFSVIVAPMKISRGSGAPARVLAIVPR; encoded by the coding sequence ATGACGCCGATCGCCCCGGGAGGCAGGACCCGCGCGCGTCTGTTTCTCGCGGCCCTCCTTCTTCTCGTCCTGGCCGTCCCGGTCCGTGCCGCCAAGATGTTCTCGCTGAGCCTGGACGAGGTCGCCAACGGCCGCGCCGAAGTGGTCGACCTGACCCACATTCTCCGCGAAGGCACGCCGCTCTTCCCCGGGGGCGTCCCCTTCAGCCTGGAGCCTCTGACACAGCTCGCCGACGGCTACTACATGAACTCGTTCGTGTGCGGCGAGCACACCGGCACGCACGTCGACGCCCCCGCCCACTTCGGGAAGGGCCTCCCGACGGTGGACGAGATCCCGCCGACGCGCCTGGTGAGCCAGGGAGTCATGATCGACGTGCAGTCGAAGTCGGCGGCCAATTCCGACTACATCCTGACGCTCATCGAGCTGCAGGACTGGGAGAAGGCGAACGGACGGATCCCGGCGCGCTCCCTCGTGATCCTCAACACCGGCTGGCACCACCGCTGGGAGAGCCCGGACCGCTATTTGAACCGCGATGAGACCGGCGCCATGCACTTTCCCGGATTCTCAGCCGACGCGATCCGGTTCCTCCTCAAGGAGCGCGACGTGAACGGGCTCGGGACCGACACCGCCAGCATCGATCCGGGCAAGTCGGCCACCTTCGAGGCCCACAAGGCGCTCCTCCTGGCCGGGCGTTATCAGGTGGAAAACCTCGACAATCTCAGCATCCTGCCCGTCCGGGGTTTCAGTGTCATCGTCGCGCCGATGAAAATCAGCCGCGGTTCAGGCGCCCCGGCGCGCGTCCTCGCCATCGTGCCGCGCTGA
- a CDS encoding DNA recombination protein RmuC produces the protein MAIENPALLAVTALLAAAAIVLGLALLRRAPRVAPGPDPTVVFLQQEIGRLAGQVAQIGAQIPRDVGVSLQQITGQMSQRLSENARSLQKASADTGRLIADINHRLGELGRSSQEILALGQDIRGLQQIFQAPKIRGGLGEIALASLLQQIFPAEQFTLQYTFQDGQTVDAVLRMPGGMVPIDSKFPLAGFRLMLDASAPEQKDRARRQFAREVKKHIDDIAEKYLRPSEGTLDIALMYIPAENIFYELITRSEEAGEEDISAYALKRRVIPVSPNSIYAYLQAVAYGLMGLRIEQRAREILKGLQQLNGDFVIFGDSFKKAQRHLLNAQSAFDEAGQHAGRLGDRLQQFASLAETPAGDEPLPAGPVHAEDRFRTRGLEP, from the coding sequence ATGGCCATCGAGAACCCTGCCCTTTTAGCCGTCACAGCACTTCTCGCGGCGGCCGCGATCGTTCTCGGGCTCGCGCTGCTGCGCCGCGCACCGCGCGTGGCGCCGGGGCCCGACCCCACGGTCGTCTTCCTGCAGCAGGAGATCGGACGTCTGGCCGGGCAGGTCGCGCAGATCGGCGCGCAGATTCCCAGGGACGTCGGTGTCTCGCTCCAGCAGATCACAGGGCAGATGTCGCAGCGACTCTCGGAGAACGCCCGGTCCCTGCAGAAGGCCAGCGCCGACACCGGCAGGCTGATCGCCGACATCAATCACCGTCTCGGCGAGCTGGGGCGGAGCAGCCAGGAGATCCTGGCCCTGGGGCAGGACATCCGCGGTCTGCAGCAGATCTTCCAGGCTCCCAAGATCCGCGGGGGCCTGGGCGAAATCGCTCTCGCGTCGCTCTTGCAGCAGATCTTCCCGGCCGAGCAGTTCACCCTGCAGTACACCTTCCAGGACGGACAGACGGTGGACGCGGTGCTGCGCATGCCGGGCGGCATGGTGCCGATCGACTCGAAGTTTCCGCTCGCGGGATTCCGCCTGATGCTGGACGCCTCCGCGCCCGAGCAGAAGGATCGCGCACGGCGGCAGTTCGCGCGCGAGGTCAAAAAGCACATCGACGACATCGCCGAGAAGTATCTCCGCCCCTCGGAGGGGACGCTCGATATCGCCCTGATGTACATCCCTGCGGAGAACATCTTCTACGAGCTCATCACCCGGTCCGAAGAGGCCGGCGAGGAGGACATCAGCGCGTACGCCCTGAAGCGCCGCGTGATTCCGGTCTCCCCCAACAGCATCTACGCCTACCTGCAGGCCGTGGCGTACGGGCTGATGGGGCTGCGCATCGAGCAGCGGGCGCGCGAGATCCTCAAGGGGCTGCAGCAGCTCAACGGGGATTTCGTCATCTTCGGCGACTCGTTCAAGAAGGCCCAGAGACACCTGCTCAACGCCCAGAGCGCCTTCGACGAGGCCGGACAGCACGCCGGAAGACTGGGGGACAGGCTCCAGCAGTTCGCCAGCCTGGCGGAGACGCCGGCCGGCGACGAGCCTCTCCCTGCCGGGCCCGTGCATGCCGAGGATCGCTTCCGGACCCGGGGTCTCGAGCCATGA